The Nymphalis io chromosome 3, ilAglIoxx1.1, whole genome shotgun sequence genome contains the following window.
tatgttaattacatataaactgATCATAGTATGAATACTTTCAATTTAAACACTACGTTTAATATAAGagtactaaaaaaatacataaacatactcgtaattgtaataaaaatttaaatgtgtatttatataaaattgaaataaaaatataagcttatCTCGAATTAAATTACGCTCGTTCCCATCTAATTAAACCGCATAATAATTTGGGAAGCCAAAGCTATAGGTTTAAAAGCCTTCCTCTTATTAGTACAGGAAAGAAAAGTGAGCGATAACCACATTCTATGAAtcttttttaaggaaaaaccATCTAACCTAATTAGAATTTTATCTGACGCAGTCATGCAGGTTGCCTCATAATGACGCTCACCTCTCGTAACTCTCTTCTGTGTAGACCGTAAAGAATTATAGCAGTGAGAGCGATACGaggttaccgtacggtgtcgtggacggcggcgacGCTTCTCACAATCTAGTGTCGGTGAATATGGAGCGAGTTAGTCCACCTCCTGCAACTGTAACGAGTGTGGTGTGCCATCGGATACGACGCGTCATACCTTGACGGAGTGTGCCATATGAGGTCCCCAGCGCCATTCCCTGGCGGCCACCAAGGATGGCGTTTGTTAGAAACGGAGACGGAGATGGTCTGCTTCTGCGAAAACGTCACGACACAGAAAGACAAGGAGTGGGAGTGAGTCGACAGGCGCCGCTGTAATGTCCGCCAGGGCTAGAGGTGGTCTCTGTACCCTGGGAACCCTTCTAGGAATTGTAGACCAAAAGAAGCGGGATTAAAGCTTTATGTTAATTTGAAAGCAAAAATGAAatcgttaaattatttttatatatgctgTTGTCAATGCACGTTTGTTAAACTTTCATGCACGAAAgccttatataattaagtactcctaattaatagtaaaaacgCTTAAATTCGGAGAAATTTTAAAACCTGTTAAAGTTAAGTACACATAATTATTTGCATTAATGCTtgctttgcttttataatattaatcgaaTTGATGATCAATTTGTTACTAATAACTAATTAGTATATTCATCACCGTTTGCAAtgtaatttcttttaattttctattttttttaattgttctatTGAATCCAACGTAAAAATTATTGTCTTCTTACTGAATAGCCTTTCCAAAATGTGTCACAGATGCGTTAGTATATGTAAATAGCTTCATGTCAATTTGTCAGCGTCAATCTCCCTGGCATCGAGAGGCGAGAGGGCATGCAATTGATAGTTCCGCATAAATGAGAATTCGTCGTATGAGGGTCATATCCTTCATACGTATTAAACGTGGGGCACTATCTATAGCTAttttgattgtattttattaacatacctACAATGAATGATGAGAAAGCGTAAATACCGACCTCCTTGACGGTTCTTCTTTGAAGAATCTGAAAATCTTATTTTGAATTGGTAGTAGAAGAAAGAAGAAGTGGTAGCTGGAATTTCATagattaacttttaataatatcctgcaaAATTACGACTTAAAAGTGGaaactgtatataataaatttttgttcattaaaaaaaattttatagcaTGTACTacacttataattttaaattgtatattttttatgtagaaGAAAATacctcaaaaaataaaaataagtatattaaattattatttaatgttaacaatACCCAGTCGGTTTTTTATCGATTTAGTGATCCATTCATGATGTAGGTACCTAAATGagaatttaagataaaaaacttaaaattactaTCTACTATTGTATTTTTTGGTACTTTCTAcagttacaataaatttatatataactttatgtaGTCCCGTAACAGTATCATAGAATCAttctatttgtaaaatatgacaTTTAGATATATTGTCCCGTTTATCAGCTTTTGTCCGATGAGATCTATCTGGGTTGGGTCATGGCTCATGACAAATGCGAGTTACACAGCCACGTCAGCGTCACCTGCTGTGCGAAGCTGCTATagctacatatataaattattatattcttggGTGTGGCGATTTACAAAACCTTTTTGACTACTACTATCATTACCAATATAGTTCATATTTTAAACATGTAGTTCAACTTTTAtggaaatgtaaaatattaattaaacgtaaactaaaacaaaataatttatattattaatttttttttttttatataaatatgtatttacaaaagaaaaatagtatatgtagtatatcagttgtctggtttccatagtacaagctctgtactgaaaaatgtcccaggatgttattattattattatatatattcacacacggcaaacttttattcaattaaataaaaacgaataaatttaCAAGTTTACTAGGTTGTATTGCCACGATTCGTCGTTGACCGTCGTAGCGTGCGGACGTGTTCGTTATCTCGAGCGAATGTTGCTAAGCAAGTTACGAATACTAACTGAAGCGAAACATCGTGGCTTTGGCTGCGTTATCTATGCGTTGTGGATGTTTTTACGACTACTTTGGCTTTCTTTAAgggtttttgttgtttctgttgtgacatattctgaactcggctgtgcaaatggattgttgtttcgtcttgagattggttatgttggttttcactgttgtttgttgatttgtttttgttgttcaattattttcatttaaatttatatagggtatttttgttttcttttgtttcgtttgattgttcgttggtttttttttttttttgttctgatggACGTCGACACGGAGTTGTCGTCGTCCGACGCAAATGCTGGGCGTAAACGCCCACTTGTGGGCCTTGCGCTCTTTGATTCCGGTTCGGATACGGAGACCGAAATCAGATCGGCGGCGAAACGTAACAGTGCTAGCCGGGGGAAGCTCACTTCCAAGGGACGCGGAACTGGCCTCGCTCGCGCCAAAGCCGAGCTTAAAGCAAAGGCCGCCGAGGCTAGGGAGGAGGCGTTTGAGCGCTCCTTGAGAAGTCGGGCTTTCCGTAAGGAGACGGCTGTGATCGCGCTTGACTCTGACGAATCCTCTTCCTCGGAGGTCCGTAGGGAGGATCCCCTAAAATTGGGTGCAGAGGAGCTGCGTGCGGAGGCTGGTCGCAATGCAGCACTTATTCTGGAGATTGCCCAGAAATCCAGCAACCTGAAGGGTGGCTTCATCAAGAAGCTCAAAGAATCTGCATCTTCGCTCCAGTCCATCGTAGATGCTCTGGCATCAAGGACCGAGGCGGAAGAGACGCGCAGGCTTCGCGCTGATAATGGCCGCCTGCGCAAGGAGGTGGACAGCCTCAAGACTGAGTTAAAAGCCCACCGCCGTGAGTTTGCGGAAATGCGGACCACGGTGGCAGTGGCAAATGAGGCGTCCACCAGCACTGTGCGGGACACACAGGCTTTGGAGGAATTTAAGGCCTCTATAATGTCGTCGGTGGGCTTTATGATTAAAGCTCAAATGGAAGGAATTCAGGACCGTCTCCTTCCAGCTAAAGTGCTCCGTCCCCCTCTGGCCGCGGACAAGAAACAGGCTGTAGTGCAGAAAACTGCACCTACATACGCGCAAGTGGTCCATCCGACCCCACCACCGAAACCCGCACAGGCGCCGAAACGGGTGCCTGCAGTCGAGTCAGTCCCGCTGGCACCGACTACGTGCCTATCAGCCACCCCGACCACGTCGGAGTCCCAACCACGGGAGGCCCAGGAGACATCATGGTCCACCGTGGTTAAAAAGGGAAGGAAGAAAAAGGCTTCCCCCTCGGCCGCAGCGTCCGCCACAGTACCATCAACAGTGGCGAAGGCTCCGCCGGTGGCCAAACCGAGGCTGGTTGCTCCTCGCAGGGCTGCAGTAATGGTCACTCTGCAGCCGGATGCGCAGGAGAAAGGCGTTACATACGCTCACATCCTGGAGCGCGCGGAGCAGGGCGTTAAGCTTCAGGATATTGGAATCTGTGGCGGCCTTAGGGTCCGACGATCGGCGACGGGAGCCAGACTCCTCGAGCTGTCGAAAGCACAGGCGGAGCAGGCGGATAAGCTTGCTGAGAAGCTCCGCACTGTGCTGGATGGTGTCGCAAGCGTCGTTCGACCTGTAAAGCGAGTGGACCTTAAGGTGACGGGATTGGATGATTCCGTCACCAAAGATAAATTGGTCGCTGCAGTTGCTCGTGCAGGGAACTGCTCCCCTGACTCAGTCAGATGCGGAGTGTTGCAGCGTGGTCCCGGATATATGGGAATGGTCCGCGTCACCTGTCCTCTCACAGCGGCGAAGAAGATATCAGATGCCGGTCGCCTCCTCGTAGGATGGAGCTCGGCCAAGGTatgcgtattggagcagcgccctttgcgctgcttcaagtgtaTGGGCCTTGGCCACACGAAGGTGCTTTGCCCATCCAAAGCGGAACGGGGGGGTATATGCTTCCGGTGTGGCGTAGATGGCCACAAGTCGGCGGGCTGTACCGAGAAACTGCGCTGTGCTGTGTGCGCAGACGCTGGCAAGccctctgggcacgtgatgggATCAGGGGAGTGTAACCCCCCCATCACAAAGGGTACGGTGGTCTTAGGCACCCAGACTACCACCAATgtcggacggcgccaggccgaggaggaagcttcaatgtcaacatgagcacaaacataaagttcctccagacgaacgtcaaccactgcgccgcggcgcaggacctgctgctgcagtccatggcggagtggcagatcgacctggctgtggcctgcgagccatattatgtccctcccctacctaactggttaggagacttggacggcaccgtggTGATTACTACCCGGAGTGAAACGAGttctctctcactcattgagaggggctcgggttacgtagtggcagggtggagagaattcgttgttgtgggtacgtacttctctcccaaccgcggcctggcggagttcgagatTTATCTCGGCTCGATCAGAGCTGCGGTGACCAGGCAGTCACCGAGGCCGATACTGGTCTTGGGCGACTTCAATGCTAAGTCACGTGCCTGGGGCAACCCTGCCACGAATCCGCAAGGAAGGGCTATTCAGGTGTGGGCACTtctctccagcctgtccctactcaacagggggcaggtttacacgtgcgtgcggcaacagggggggtccgtggtggatctctctttcgccacccatgttgtagcacgcagagtgttgaattggagagtagaggaggaggtggagactctgtcggaccacaggtacatccggtttgagatctctacctctcgcaggtcGGTGGAACCCTCTAGGGTGCCAATCACGCTTCCAAGGTGGTCTCttagccagctagatcgtgagctggccagggaggctgccattgtacagcgatggggttccacaggaaggtgggagggcgccagtgcagaagagctagcgggccacatgcgcagtgccctcaaagaggtctgcgatgctgccATGCCTAGGTTCCGGCAAAGAGTTCCGCGCCGGCAGGTgtattggtggtcgcccgaaatagcagagcttcgggcgacgtgcagccgggcgcgaagggcttacgtccgttgtaggaggcgcaacggtttggatgcggacttggagggacagctattggccgcttatcgtcagctgaaaaaagacctacagctggcgataagtcaggccaaggagaaagctagggaagaactactggcgggcctgaaccgggacccctgggggcgtccgttccgcggtgtgcgtggaaaattccgcacgcagggtgcccccgtgacagagacaatgtcatcggatctcctcctgcgcctggtcggggaacttttcccccatccaggtgagcatgtccctccacagatggtccctcgctctatgattgacgacacagtggctccaccactgatcacggagcgggagatggaggtggccttcgaccgcttgagggccaaaaacactgcgccgggcccagacgggattccagggcgtgttctatgtgacgctctggaatacctaggcgtaaggcttcgggagctgttcgaccaatgtctgtgcagcgggcagtttccgaagccttggaaagagggaaagttggtcttgttgccaaagcaaggtcgaccgccagattcttcctcggcatacaggccgattgtgctgctgaacgagacgggcaaattcttcgaaaaaattctcgctgcccgtcttattcagcacctcgacgaggtggggccgggtctgtcagaggctcagtacgggttcagggcgggtcgatcaactatcgacgccctggacgccctgaaaacccggaccacggatgcggtggcccgaggggacgtagttctggcggtatcgatagatgttgcgaacgccttcaatagtcttcctttcgagactattggggaggcactccgataccacggggtgccttcctatctcaggaggctgttgggggcatacctccaggaccgggtagtcctctgggaggggggcgatgggcgtcttgtccggcgtcgggtaggctgtggcgttccgcaggggtcagttctcggcccaattctgtgaaacgttggcttcgactggctcctgcggataTCCGTCCTTgccagaatgggggtgttgtgctatacggacgacactctcatcacggcgacagggcggaattatcaggaggcggctcgcctggccgaagtcggtacgtcgctcacagtggaccgcataggaatgttgggcttgagggtctccatctcaaaaacggaggccctcttattccacggtccacgtcgaggcccccctcgaggggcgtttatcaccgtccaggggacggtgattaaggtgcaggcccacatgaagtatctgggcctgaccctggacggaagatggagcttcgggcagcattttgtccaacttggcccgaagctcatcaacgctgctgctgccttaagccggctcctaccaaatgtaggagggccggaaacgccatgccggcgattatacgccggtgttgtgcggtccatggctctgtacggtgcttccatctgggtggacgctctcaccgctcggaacaaggttctcttgcgaaggccgcaaagaatcatagcggtgagggtgatacgcggatatcgtacggtgtcgtggacggcggcaacacttctcgcgggcgatccgccttgggagctccaggcggaggtgctcgcggaagtgtaccggttccgggcggaagtgaggtcgcgtggcgaccgtccagggttggaggaggtgctgcgaatcaggactctcgcccagcaagccctgattcgcaggtgggaggaggatctgaggtccccatcagcaggcctggcgacagtggaggcgatccgtccccacttgaggcgctgggtaacgagaaaaggcggcacactgaccttcagactgactcaggtgcttactggacatgggtgcttcggtaagtacctgcacggaatagtcaggcgggaggtaacgccctcctgccacgagtgtggtgcgcctacggacacggcatgccacactctgatggagtgtgccgcttgggggcctcagcgcctttccctggcgactttaatcggcggagacctttcgctgccgagcgtgataaatgccatgcttggtagcgaaaggtgctggatggagatggtctccttctgcgaaaatgtcatgtcgcagaaggaggccgcggagcgggagcgcgaggagagtgcctccgctgacccgcttcgtcgaagaagaccggggagaagacgccagcgctatgcgcatcttctcctcccgccgtgagtggcTTTAGTCTTTAACAGCAAGATAActgctttatttaaattgtaaatatatattctacaaaAGTATTGATTTAATCTCAAGATTgcattttttgtaattgtaataaatgcatatctttctaaaattaaagaatatttgcaTCAGCCACTTATATAGGCGACTTTCACACAGTATCTAGCCAGACACAATTAGACCAGCATCTAAGGCcattatttcatgttatttagatcatttatttattttaaaaaccatGTGCATATTCCTAATAAGctaatcaaaaataaacaaactgatGCAATGTGATACAGCCATGAAAATTGTAGCTAACTAGTGTATGGATTTTCAATctgaaataaatgattattattgttacagcTATACATGTATGTccaacaatattaaaaagaaagatacaatacacttaaaattaaatcctttataaataatataagacaatacaatataaatagctgacatacatatatacactgtTGCTGATTTTTTTTCAGTGCTGAGCTTGCGGTTATTCAAAATAGCCTGCAGTACAAGTATACGAATAAAATACCCAaggattaaaaagttaaaattcaaATGCTCATAATTATATCACAAGAAATTCACTGTGAAAGACTGAACTGAAAAATACTGAAAAAAGACCTATCTGCTTTAATATTCAAGTAAATTACCGTTTCGCCTGTACgaaataacagaaaatataattttcttgtaaatttaataatatttgtgttataataaaattttatgaacaaGTTACATTTAAGAGCTGCAACATACCATTATGCAAATTACTTTtactaattttgtatattatcttgatttttttttttatagaataggaaggcggacgagcatatgggccacctgatggtaagtggtcaccaacgctcttagacattagcattgtaagaaatgtcaaccatcgcttacatatccaatgcgccaccaaccttgggaactaagattttatgtcccttgtgcctgtaattacactggctcactcacccttcaaaccggaacacaacaataccaagtattgctgttttgcggtagaatatctgatgtagCGGGAACATGCTACTAAAAACCTAGTAaagaaaataagtataatttcttataattttaaaaaaataattaaaaaaacgatgTCTTAAATCGcaaaaatgtttcaatatttggtatgttatttataaataagtcattATCTATAAgtttacgaaaaaaaattgaatagtaTCTCGGATTGATTCCGCACCTGATTGTGCACACAAatgagcactataatatctcctgaaCAGTcctggctagtctcccttgaaaaTAGCCATCGTTCAGAAGGACACCACTATTTcagaatatatatagtaatattaagagcataagtaatatttgatattctaACTCCGAACAGTTTATccctatttaaagtaaaactacGCATTTTGCTGTATTACTATAAaacgtaaatgtatttttttcttggtCAGAACcaaactttttaaattgattttaagaaataaataaatggcattttatttaacacaagattatatagatgctAAAAAGCATTATATTCCGGACCGCATTACATTCCGGACCTGTACAAACCTGGCagatttgcatttaaaataatgctgtaaaattataaatcaaaagtgCGTTTAAAAGCcgacttgaataaagtattttgactTTATGCAAAATTACTTCTCTCTTTATATTTCATCACATTCAGTAAAGATGATTCGTATCTAACTATCAAATGTTCTCGTATTTGTAATCGTACGAACACACTGCTGgtgacattttaattttccCTTAACGTACTTGGTGCTCAATAGAGATTGAAGGCATAGATCTCTTTGACGAGAATCGGTAAAGGACAAATTGCTTGACGTGATTGAATAGCTGATTAAAACGGTATATTTACTATGTTGAGTTTTCCTTTGTACGTATATAAATATCGTTATTATAAGATTATCCAGGTTACAATTTAATTAGATAGATAACAGTTATTATTTGACGTAgtagagatttttttaaatttaactcgcATACATTGCCGCACTCACTTATGGTCACGAACATGAACACGAAATGGGTCATGAGGACATCATcataataacatcataatagaacaaaatattacatatataaaataacatacttaCGTCTATATATGTCTTGCACAGTtagttaatctctcttgagattggccgccgtggccaaaatcggtcaaaACTTTATACGTTATTAACTTAATTGCGTtctatttagaatattaaacatcaattacctttatatatctaattaaagatatatttcaaacgcgttttgtaattaatatattatgtttacgaAACTAAGTGCGCATTTCATGAACATTAAGTTAGAATTAGAGAAGAATATACCAGAGGCACTGAAAGTTaaagcttaattttaaattattactggtGTACCGTTTTATGAGAAAGCTTACAAACTTTATTTTACCTGAAAATCAGTAAAGTTTCACCAGCAAGCATGTGACActcgttgtttatttttaactgcTCTTTACCTAGCTTACGAAGTTTTTGTCCAGTCTAATGGCTTAATACAAATTACGAGACTGCGATTCGAGTTAGTCGGTTCACcggaaaatttatattatactgtatCTAAAAGCATTCAGATAAAATGAGATgaattctaataattaaaaaaatattatattttatttttattttctataggTTTACTTCTCGTGAGTTCTAGAATAGACATAAGAGCGTAATTGCTTTTTGATTTGAAATCGATTATAGGTTTCCAGGCGATACGATAAACTTATGCTAACACAGTatctattcaaataataatattaatcattttaatatgaCAGGCgcaactatatttttttcagtatttaattttcataattattaaaataaattaataatgtaacatcaatttttaaaaagcttttatgcacagaaaaacttttatataaataaaagcttttcaaCAATATAGCTGCGCCGTTTTTTTCTTCTATATGTTTCATAAGCATACGGTTCAAGTTTAATTAACGTCGTATTAGAAAAATGTTTCATTACTTTTTGATTCATAGATGGAGAAGTATTGTCAAGAATATCATGATTTGCGTACGTTTCACATGGATATGAATTGAAGTTTAGATAATACGAATTAATTTGGTCCAGTTCTACGTCACTGCGTTTTTGCATTACAGcgctttaaattttttaagaaagGGCTTACTAAATCATTTACACATCTGCTTCTGGGGCTGGTGGACAAAATCATACTTAAAATGAAGAAAATCGAAGAAGGCTCTGCATTATCACGGGACGGAgttgtacaaatattttaaaaaagctgAAAGCTCTACTAAGTCATTTGCACATGGTTCTAATTACACCCATTTGATTCAGTATGACGCACTGAATGCGAAAAACATTTGGGAGACACTTTGCTCACTGATTTTCAGCTgtaaatttttttgaaattcatGGAATCAAAAAAAGTTGTGTGTTATTATGgttgattattattgttattcttaATAGTTTACtattattgtgtaaaatttaaaaaaatgccaaCAAGAAATCGACCGTCgaggttaaaaaaaaattaaatgctcTGTGTTCAGAATATCAGAAGTCTGGATGTCTGTCTTATCGATTTTCTTGGTTTTACAAGAAGTCTAAAAAACAGTCCAAGAACCAGACATGTGCGCGTAATGTagcacactttttttttaaacatttttaaagcgCTGTCAAATGACAACGCAGAGTCAACATGCTGGCATTTTTTCTGTGGTCCATCTCTTTGTTTTTACTCGAACAAATTAGGTCTACCAAGTGCACTTCACATAcgcttttttaaatcataaaaataacttcaaaatttaattactaaaaaagtCAGAGCCCTCGATGTCTGCCTCTtcgattttgtttgtttacaaaATGATTGTGACCATCAGCTCCATAGGCAGATGCACTAATGATTTAGTAccccttttttttaaacaaatccaAAACGTTGTCAAGCTCCTCCCTCCCTGTCCCTAACTACTACCCGACGGCCCTGCGTTACCACCAACTAACAATATTGTACAGATTATATTTTCATGATGTTCGcaaattgaattatttctaCGAAATATATTGGTTATACCGCCTTAACATTGACTGCGTCAATTTATCTTCATAACTCCCGAGGACTTTGATGTTGACATATTTTCTATTGACAGCGATTACAGACGCTATAGAAAAATAAGACGTGGCAAAATGTTCTAATATTGAATCTTTACAGCTGTTCAAATGGAAtccgttattaaaaaaaatattttataatatgttatatattttgtaaaatatatttttatatatggttaAATACTATCaacatttatttgataaaataggaatttaataacaaagtagttttaaatattttatattaaaccgtCGCAGAACAATTTCGTGATaaactgttatttttaaacaaacga
Protein-coding sequences here:
- the LOC126781124 gene encoding uncharacterized protein LOC126781124, with the protein product MDVDTELSSSDANAGRKRPLVGLALFDSGSDTETEIRSAAKRNSASRGKLTSKGRGTGLARAKAELKAKAAEAREEAFERSLRSRAFRKETAVIALDSDESSSSEVRREDPLKLGAEELRAEAGRNAALILEIAQKSSNLKGGFIKKLKESASSLQSIVDALASRTEAEETRRLRADNGRLRKEVDSLKTELKAHRREFAEMRTTVAVANEASTSTVRDTQALEEFKASIMSSVGFMIKAQMEGIQDRLLPAKVLRPPLAADKKQAVVQKTAPTYAQVVHPTPPPKPAQAPKRVPAVESVPLAPTTCLSATPTTSESQPREAQETSWSTVVKKGRKKKASPSAAASATVPSTVAKAPPVAKPRLVAPRRAAVMVTLQPDAQEKGVTYAHILERAEQGVKLQDIGICGGLRVRRSATGARLLELSKAQAEQADKLAEKLRTVLDGVASVVRPVKRVDLKVTGLDDSVTKDKLVAAVARAGNCSPDSVRCGVLQRGPGYMGMVRVTCPLTAAKKISDAGRLLVGWSSAKVCVLEQRPLRCFKCMGLGHTKVLCPSKAERGGICFRCGVDGHKSAGCTEKLRCAVCADAGKPSGHVMGSGECNPPITKDGEVLSRIS